The following coding sequences lie in one Vespula pensylvanica isolate Volc-1 chromosome 7, ASM1446617v1, whole genome shotgun sequence genomic window:
- the LOC122630321 gene encoding NADH-cytochrome b5 reductase-like isoform X1: MISNKDEDIYDKRPETPPEESCCGSGCNPCILDIHQKLLKQWEERRKNNIIIKPMTNLISPTSFNSFIVSDIYEASENYIFIRLEYKESNIDNDMSLYIIPGQHIILRFDSMSKAYTPISWSNKNLLLLVKVYPSGKFSQLLNSAKKDDEFEIRGPYGDFRYEYNSFQEIIMFCIGSGITAVYSLAKVIVENEIEETRINLIAGFRSILCVPMKKELQYLSDYWNFVCTLHISENLISGSNQNIHGINIENGRLTKQSIYNYLRSGKPETTLILICGTNEFNQSVEQWSRENNYSHIHIFK, translated from the exons atgatttctaacAAAGACGAAGATATTTATGACAAACGACCTGAAACTCCTCCCGAGGAAAGTTGTTGTGGAAGTGGTTGTAATCCTTGTATTTTAGATATTCatcaaaagttattaaaacaatgggaagaaagaagaaaaaataatataattataaaacccatgacaaatttaatatctccaacctcttttaattcttttatagttAGTGATATTTATGAAGCttctgaaaattatatttttattaggttAGAATATAAAG aaagtaATATTGACAATGATatgtctttatatattattcctggacaacatattatattacgttttGATTCTATGTCAAAAGCTTACACACCTATTTCTTggtcaaataaaaatttgctgCTTCTTGTAAAAGTATACCCATCAGGTAAATTTAGTCAACTTCTAAATAGTGCAAAAAAGGATGATGAATTTGAAATCAGGGGACCATATGGGGATTTTAGATATGAGTATAACAG CTTTCAGGAAATCATTATGTTCTGTATAGGCTCTGGGATTACAGCAGTTTATTCTTTAGCTAAAGTAAttgttgaaaatgaaatagaagaaaccAGAATAAATCTTATTGCTGGATTTCGATCAATCTTATGTGTGcctatgaaaaaagaattacaatatttatcagATTATTGGAATTTTGTATGTACATTACATATATCAGAAAATCTGATTTCAG gTAGCAACCAAAATATTCATggtattaatattgaaaatggGCGCTTAACTAAACAgtcaatttataattatttacgatcTGGTAAACCAGAAACaactttaattttaatatgtgGTACAAATGAATTCAATCAATCTGTTGAACAATGgtcaagagaaaataattattctcatatacatatattcaaataa
- the LOC122630319 gene encoding E3 ubiquitin-protein ligase FANCL — MLIEECASILQWHPEIILTSTSPVSWQGYLIIACPLNTIEKRKIKLKLTLPNYPVLHNAVLNFGKSFAFLRERTFIKSVNDLIKRASSVSSFLRLLQSLISESIGKLNEEYNVPIDLSPTAILQDLKNIFESQSDIKLSSNSSLNIIKLSLRNIHIVLKKTNDNINPWNVISNDLPEISVLGSFNQKISSITTVINKFKQQVEIFDDLWKVLSEIDRNCCILDPIPPKPYHLYRRIYLSQSLSMLITINPLNPTSLPELKFLGSDVDVQRQKDIISENMHTWNSENGILENLFILLNISKFPQKQEQCDSIDDKNCMFMDEECCICFSLKSDKEQFPNKICDNIKCRRHFHTECLLQWLQAVAGNQVAFGHIHGACPHCEENISCPIN; from the exons ATGCTAATTGAAGAATGTGCATCTATTCTTCAATGGCATCCAGAAATAATACTTACTTCGACTTCACCAGTATCATGGCAAGGCTATCTAATAATCGCATGTCCTTTGAATACTATAGAAAAACGGAAAATTAAACTGAAACTAACTTTACCAAATTATCCAGTGTTACACAATGCAGTGCTTAATTTTGGTAAAAGTTTCGCTTTTTTACGGGAGAgaacatttattaaaagtgTAAACGATTTGATTAAAAGGGCTTCCTCAGTATCATCTTTTTTAAGATTACTACAATCACTTATt AGTGAATCTATTGGTAAATTAAATGAAGAATATAATGTACCAATTGATCTATCACCGACTGCCATACttcaagatttaaaaaatatctttgaatcTCAGTCT GATATTAAACTATCATCTAATagttcattaaatataataaagttatcATTGAGGAACATtcatattgtattaaaaaaaactaatgataatattaatccATGGAATGTTATATCCAATGATTTACCCGAAATATCTGTATTAGGATCTTTTAACCAGAAAATATCTTCCATAACtactgtaataaataaatttaagcaACAAGTAGAAATATTCGATGATTTATGGAAAGTTCTTTCAGAAATTGATAG AAATTGCTGTATATTAGATCCAATTCCTCCAAAGccatatcatttatatagacgtatatatttatcacaaTCATTGTCCATGCTAATTACAATAAACCCTCTAAATCCTACCTCACTTCCAGAACTCAAATTTTTAGGTAGTGATGTAGATGTACaaagacaaaaagatattatttctgagaatatgcat ACATGGAATTCAGAAAATGgcatattagaaaatttattcattttgttaaatatatctaaattccCTCAAAAACAAGAACAATGTGATAGCattgatgataaaaattgtatgtttATGGATGAAGAATGTTGTATTTGTTTCTCCTTGAAATCAGATAAGGAACAGTTTCCAAATAAAATTTgcgataatattaaatgtagAAGACACTTTCATACAGAATGTTTATTAcag TGGTTACAAGCAGTAGCTGGAAACCAAGTTGCATTTGGTCACATACATGGTGCCTGCCCTCATtgtgaagaaaatatatcctGTCctattaattga
- the LOC122630317 gene encoding glucose-6-phosphate exchanger SLC37A2 isoform X3: MQLLCFSGDALNGFIAERVNLRYFISLGMLTSGISCYLFGIARSYKIHNLWYFILVQAAGGVFQTSGWPGVVTVVGNWFGKGKRGLIFGIWNSHTSLGNILGTLIAAKFVESDWGLSFMIPGAIMGLAGFIIFLFLVPTPTDVGCSLPNSIGYRQFDANSSDEDSIEDVEESHTNGEDRVIYRCVYREQNVTNDLASLRSETSPMLSTNRRLHNHARENAIGFFGAINIPGVLEYSSSLFFAKLVSYTLLYWLPLYIAVSSTYSTTLSAYLSALFDVGGIAGAIVAGILSDYSGMSALTCAVMLGFAIPTLFIYDYLESMSLSISILLLLTTGLLVNGPYALITTAVSAELGTHPSLGDSSKALATVTAIIDGTGSIGAAVGPLLTGFVSQWAGWHNVFYMLMFANMLALLFLSRLVYKDIRLYAQRRRAV; this comes from the exons ATGCAGCTGCTATGTTTCTCAGGTGACGCTTTAAA TGGATTTATTGCTGAACGTGTTAATCTGCGTTATTTCATTTCCCTTGGTATGCTAACATCTGGtatttcttgttatttatttgGAATTGCTAGATCATATAAGATACATAATCTATGGTATTTTATTTTGGTTCAG gcTGCAGGTGGAGTATTTCAAACTTCAGGTTGGCCAGGTGTGGTAACAGTTGTGGGAAATTGGtttggaaaaggaaaacgaggcTTAATTTTTGGAATATGGAATTCTCATACATCTTTAGGAAATATATTGGGCACTTTAATTGCAGCTAAATTTGTTGAATCTGATTGGGGTTTAAGTTTCATGATACCAGGAGCTATAATGGGTTTGGCaggatttatcatttttttattcttagtACCTACACCCACTGATGTAGGATGTTCTCTTCCTAATTCTATTGGATATAGACAATTTGATGCAAATAGTTCAGATGAAGATAGTATTGAAGATGTTGAAGAATCTCATACTAATGGAGAAGAT CGTGTCATCTATCGCTGTGTCTACCGTGAACAAAATGTTACTAAC gaTTTAGCAAGTTTAAGATCTGAAACAAGTCCAATGTTATCAACAAATAGACGTTTACATAATCATGCCAGAGAAAATGCTATTGGATTTTTTGGAGCTATAAATATACCCGGTGTACTTGAATattcttcttcattattttttgcaaAACTTGTAAGCTACACATTGCTTTACTGGTTGCCATTGTATATTGCAGTTTCAA gTACATATAGTACAACATTAAGTGCATATTTATCGGCATTATTTGATGTAGGAGGTATTGCAGGTGCAATAGTTGCTGGTATTTTATCAGATTACAGTGGTATGAGTGCTTTAACGTGTGCTGTAATGCTTGGATTTGCAATTCCAAca ttatttatttacgattatttagAAAGTATGAGTTTAAGTATTagtatactattattattaacaacagGACTGTTGGTTAATGGACCATATGCTTTAATAACAACTGCAGTATCTGCTGAATTAGGAACTCATCCTAGTTTGGGGGACAGTTCCAAAGCTTTAGCAACAGTCACTGCAATTATTGATGGAACAGGTAGTATTGGTGCTGCAGTTGGTCCACTATTAACAGGATTTGTTTCTCAATGGGCAGGATGGcataatgttttttatatgcTCATGTTTGCAAACATGTTAGCTCTACTT tttTTATCCAGATTAGTTTACAAAGATATACGATTGTATGCACAGCGACGAAGGGCTGTATAA
- the LOC122630324 gene encoding coiled-coil domain-containing protein 134-like produces MQIKLLCVIMYIKFLFLLSIVAHAKGKTSTFKIQPIRINPLKIAIFKIQSNANLLRKSFAKRREEYAEVIKSIHMEDKHDRKLIIIIELIEHIVDSIQDSSTIIDNARSNLNNGTFPKSDSIIEALFVILENVAFFGDIVLHFPDMVPKILRLEKKWREILMLSAQYTDSIQHFVDESTSAVISLAKQELNSLKQKSGSTNYVKSKKNYEKNLSNEKKLKGSTKRIKLEL; encoded by the exons ATGCAAATAAAATTACTGTGtgtaataatgtatattaaatttttattcctgCTATCAATCGTTGCGCATGCGAAAGGGAAAACTTCAACGTTTAAAATTCAACCAATCAGAATCAATCCATTAAAAATagcaatatttaaaatacagtCAAATGCAAATTTAT tgaGAAAATCATTTGCAAAACGTAGAGAAGAATATGCAGAAGTTATTAAAAGTATACATATGGAGGATAAGCATGatcgtaaattaataataatcatagaaTTAATTGAACATATAGTAGATTCTATTCAAGATAGTTCAACAATAATAGATAATGCCAGATCTAATCTTAACAATGGAACTTTTCCAAAAAGTGATAGTATTATAGAGG CCTTGTTTGTGATATTGGAGAATGTAGCTTTTTTTGGAGATATTGTTCTTCATTTCCCAGATATGGTTCCTAAAATTTTAAGgcttgaaaaaaaatggagagaaaTACTAATGTTATCTGCACAATATACTGATTCAATTCAACATTTTGTGGACGAATCTACTAGTGCTGTAATTTCTTTAGCTAAACAAGAACTTAATAGCTTAAAACAAAAATCTGGATCTacaaattatgtaaaaagtaagaaaaattatgaaaaaaatttgtccaatgaaaaaaaattaaagggaTCCACAAAACGcataaaattagaattataa
- the LOC122630321 gene encoding NADH-cytochrome b5 reductase-like isoform X2, with product MISNKDEDIYDKRPETPPEESCCGSGCNPCILDIHQKLLKQWEERRKNNIIIKPMTNLISPTSFNSFIVSDIYEASENYIFIRLEYKESNIDNDMSLYIIPGQHIILRFDSMSKAYTPISWSNKNLLLLVKVYPSGKFSQLLNSAKKDDEFEIRGPYGDFRYEYNSFQEIIMFCIGSGITAVYSLAKVIVENEIEETRINLIAGFRSILCVPMKKELQYLSDYWNFVCTLHISENLISATKIFMVLILKMGA from the exons atgatttctaacAAAGACGAAGATATTTATGACAAACGACCTGAAACTCCTCCCGAGGAAAGTTGTTGTGGAAGTGGTTGTAATCCTTGTATTTTAGATATTCatcaaaagttattaaaacaatgggaagaaagaagaaaaaataatataattataaaacccatgacaaatttaatatctccaacctcttttaattcttttatagttAGTGATATTTATGAAGCttctgaaaattatatttttattaggttAGAATATAAAG aaagtaATATTGACAATGATatgtctttatatattattcctggacaacatattatattacgttttGATTCTATGTCAAAAGCTTACACACCTATTTCTTggtcaaataaaaatttgctgCTTCTTGTAAAAGTATACCCATCAGGTAAATTTAGTCAACTTCTAAATAGTGCAAAAAAGGATGATGAATTTGAAATCAGGGGACCATATGGGGATTTTAGATATGAGTATAACAG CTTTCAGGAAATCATTATGTTCTGTATAGGCTCTGGGATTACAGCAGTTTATTCTTTAGCTAAAGTAAttgttgaaaatgaaatagaagaaaccAGAATAAATCTTATTGCTGGATTTCGATCAATCTTATGTGTGcctatgaaaaaagaattacaatatttatcagATTATTGGAATTTTGTATGTACATTACATATATCAGAAAATCTGATTTCAG CAACCAAAATATTCATggtattaatattgaaaatggGCGCTTAA
- the LOC122630317 gene encoding glucose-6-phosphate exchanger SLC37A2 isoform X1, which translates to MILLKDAPWGLQMIEYITSKCCPHRRINRLIWHQGGIFALTYLSYTCYHMTRKPISVVKNVLSLNCSNLSPPPDIIINDTNRDTWCDWAPFDTSNAPALLGMLDSAFLFAYAAAMFLSGFIAERVNLRYFISLGMLTSGISCYLFGIARSYKIHNLWYFILVQAAGGVFQTSGWPGVVTVVGNWFGKGKRGLIFGIWNSHTSLGNILGTLIAAKFVESDWGLSFMIPGAIMGLAGFIIFLFLVPTPTDVGCSLPNSIGYRQFDANSSDEDSIEDVEESHTNGEDRVIYRCVYREQNVTNDLASLRSETSPMLSTNRRLHNHARENAIGFFGAINIPGVLEYSSSLFFAKLVSYTLLYWLPLYIAVSSTYSTTLSAYLSALFDVGGIAGAIVAGILSDYSGMSALTCAVMLGFAIPTLFIYDYLESMSLSISILLLLTTGLLVNGPYALITTAVSAELGTHPSLGDSSKALATVTAIIDGTGSIGAAVGPLLTGFVSQWAGWHNVFYMLMFANMLALLFLSRLVYKDIRLYAQRRRAV; encoded by the exons atgatattactAAAAGATGCCCCATGGGGTTTACAAATGATTGAATATATAACATCTAAATGTTGTCCTCATCGTCGTATTAATCGACTTATATGGCATCAAGGAGGTATATTCGCTCTTACGTATTTATCATATACCTGTTACCATATGACAAGAAAGCCTATATCTGtggtaaaaaatgtattaagcCTTAATTGTAGTAATTTATCACCACCAcctgatattataattaatgataccAATCGAGATACATGGTGTGATTGGGCTCCATTtg ACACATCAAATGCTCCAGCATTACTTGGTATGTTAGATTCAGCATTTCTATTTGCATATGCAGCTGCTATGTTTCTCAG TGGATTTATTGCTGAACGTGTTAATCTGCGTTATTTCATTTCCCTTGGTATGCTAACATCTGGtatttcttgttatttatttgGAATTGCTAGATCATATAAGATACATAATCTATGGTATTTTATTTTGGTTCAG gcTGCAGGTGGAGTATTTCAAACTTCAGGTTGGCCAGGTGTGGTAACAGTTGTGGGAAATTGGtttggaaaaggaaaacgaggcTTAATTTTTGGAATATGGAATTCTCATACATCTTTAGGAAATATATTGGGCACTTTAATTGCAGCTAAATTTGTTGAATCTGATTGGGGTTTAAGTTTCATGATACCAGGAGCTATAATGGGTTTGGCaggatttatcatttttttattcttagtACCTACACCCACTGATGTAGGATGTTCTCTTCCTAATTCTATTGGATATAGACAATTTGATGCAAATAGTTCAGATGAAGATAGTATTGAAGATGTTGAAGAATCTCATACTAATGGAGAAGAT CGTGTCATCTATCGCTGTGTCTACCGTGAACAAAATGTTACTAAC gaTTTAGCAAGTTTAAGATCTGAAACAAGTCCAATGTTATCAACAAATAGACGTTTACATAATCATGCCAGAGAAAATGCTATTGGATTTTTTGGAGCTATAAATATACCCGGTGTACTTGAATattcttcttcattattttttgcaaAACTTGTAAGCTACACATTGCTTTACTGGTTGCCATTGTATATTGCAGTTTCAA gTACATATAGTACAACATTAAGTGCATATTTATCGGCATTATTTGATGTAGGAGGTATTGCAGGTGCAATAGTTGCTGGTATTTTATCAGATTACAGTGGTATGAGTGCTTTAACGTGTGCTGTAATGCTTGGATTTGCAATTCCAAca ttatttatttacgattatttagAAAGTATGAGTTTAAGTATTagtatactattattattaacaacagGACTGTTGGTTAATGGACCATATGCTTTAATAACAACTGCAGTATCTGCTGAATTAGGAACTCATCCTAGTTTGGGGGACAGTTCCAAAGCTTTAGCAACAGTCACTGCAATTATTGATGGAACAGGTAGTATTGGTGCTGCAGTTGGTCCACTATTAACAGGATTTGTTTCTCAATGGGCAGGATGGcataatgttttttatatgcTCATGTTTGCAAACATGTTAGCTCTACTT tttTTATCCAGATTAGTTTACAAAGATATACGATTGTATGCACAGCGACGAAGGGCTGTATAA
- the LOC122630321 gene encoding NADH-cytochrome b5 reductase-like isoform X3, producing the protein MISNKDEDIYDKRPETPPEESCCGSGCNPCILDIHQKLLKQWEERRKNNIIIKPMTNLISPTSFNSFIVSDIYEASENYIFIRLEYKESNIDNDMSLYIIPGQHIILRFDSMSKAYTPISWSNKNLLLLVKVYPSGKFSQLLNSAKKDDEFEIRGPYGDFRYEYNSFQEIIMFCIGSGITAVYSLAKVIVENEIEETRINLIAGFRSILCVPMKKELQYLSDYWNFVATKIFMVLILKMGA; encoded by the exons atgatttctaacAAAGACGAAGATATTTATGACAAACGACCTGAAACTCCTCCCGAGGAAAGTTGTTGTGGAAGTGGTTGTAATCCTTGTATTTTAGATATTCatcaaaagttattaaaacaatgggaagaaagaagaaaaaataatataattataaaacccatgacaaatttaatatctccaacctcttttaattcttttatagttAGTGATATTTATGAAGCttctgaaaattatatttttattaggttAGAATATAAAG aaagtaATATTGACAATGATatgtctttatatattattcctggacaacatattatattacgttttGATTCTATGTCAAAAGCTTACACACCTATTTCTTggtcaaataaaaatttgctgCTTCTTGTAAAAGTATACCCATCAGGTAAATTTAGTCAACTTCTAAATAGTGCAAAAAAGGATGATGAATTTGAAATCAGGGGACCATATGGGGATTTTAGATATGAGTATAACAG CTTTCAGGAAATCATTATGTTCTGTATAGGCTCTGGGATTACAGCAGTTTATTCTTTAGCTAAAGTAAttgttgaaaatgaaatagaagaaaccAGAATAAATCTTATTGCTGGATTTCGATCAATCTTATGTGTGcctatgaaaaaagaattacaatatttatcagATTATTGGAATTTT gTAGCAACCAAAATATTCATggtattaatattgaaaatggGCGCTTAA
- the LOC122630317 gene encoding glucose-6-phosphate exchanger SLC37A2 isoform X2 — translation MILLKDAPWGLQMIEYITSKCCPHRRINRLIWHQGGIFALTYLSYTCYHMTRKPISVVKNVLSLNCSNLSPPPDIIINDTNRDTWCDWAPFDTSNAPALLGMLDSAFLFAYAAAMFLSGFIAERVNLRYFISLGMLTSGISCYLFGIARSYKIHNLWYFILVQAAGGVFQTSGWPGVVTVVGNWFGKGKRGLIFGIWNSHTSLGNILGTLIAAKFVESDWGLSFMIPGAIMGLAGFIIFLFLVPTPTDVGCSLPNSIGYRQFDANSSDEDSIEDVEESHTNGEDDLASLRSETSPMLSTNRRLHNHARENAIGFFGAINIPGVLEYSSSLFFAKLVSYTLLYWLPLYIAVSSTYSTTLSAYLSALFDVGGIAGAIVAGILSDYSGMSALTCAVMLGFAIPTLFIYDYLESMSLSISILLLLTTGLLVNGPYALITTAVSAELGTHPSLGDSSKALATVTAIIDGTGSIGAAVGPLLTGFVSQWAGWHNVFYMLMFANMLALLFLSRLVYKDIRLYAQRRRAV, via the exons atgatattactAAAAGATGCCCCATGGGGTTTACAAATGATTGAATATATAACATCTAAATGTTGTCCTCATCGTCGTATTAATCGACTTATATGGCATCAAGGAGGTATATTCGCTCTTACGTATTTATCATATACCTGTTACCATATGACAAGAAAGCCTATATCTGtggtaaaaaatgtattaagcCTTAATTGTAGTAATTTATCACCACCAcctgatattataattaatgataccAATCGAGATACATGGTGTGATTGGGCTCCATTtg ACACATCAAATGCTCCAGCATTACTTGGTATGTTAGATTCAGCATTTCTATTTGCATATGCAGCTGCTATGTTTCTCAG TGGATTTATTGCTGAACGTGTTAATCTGCGTTATTTCATTTCCCTTGGTATGCTAACATCTGGtatttcttgttatttatttgGAATTGCTAGATCATATAAGATACATAATCTATGGTATTTTATTTTGGTTCAG gcTGCAGGTGGAGTATTTCAAACTTCAGGTTGGCCAGGTGTGGTAACAGTTGTGGGAAATTGGtttggaaaaggaaaacgaggcTTAATTTTTGGAATATGGAATTCTCATACATCTTTAGGAAATATATTGGGCACTTTAATTGCAGCTAAATTTGTTGAATCTGATTGGGGTTTAAGTTTCATGATACCAGGAGCTATAATGGGTTTGGCaggatttatcatttttttattcttagtACCTACACCCACTGATGTAGGATGTTCTCTTCCTAATTCTATTGGATATAGACAATTTGATGCAAATAGTTCAGATGAAGATAGTATTGAAGATGTTGAAGAATCTCATACTAATGGAGAAGAT gaTTTAGCAAGTTTAAGATCTGAAACAAGTCCAATGTTATCAACAAATAGACGTTTACATAATCATGCCAGAGAAAATGCTATTGGATTTTTTGGAGCTATAAATATACCCGGTGTACTTGAATattcttcttcattattttttgcaaAACTTGTAAGCTACACATTGCTTTACTGGTTGCCATTGTATATTGCAGTTTCAA gTACATATAGTACAACATTAAGTGCATATTTATCGGCATTATTTGATGTAGGAGGTATTGCAGGTGCAATAGTTGCTGGTATTTTATCAGATTACAGTGGTATGAGTGCTTTAACGTGTGCTGTAATGCTTGGATTTGCAATTCCAAca ttatttatttacgattatttagAAAGTATGAGTTTAAGTATTagtatactattattattaacaacagGACTGTTGGTTAATGGACCATATGCTTTAATAACAACTGCAGTATCTGCTGAATTAGGAACTCATCCTAGTTTGGGGGACAGTTCCAAAGCTTTAGCAACAGTCACTGCAATTATTGATGGAACAGGTAGTATTGGTGCTGCAGTTGGTCCACTATTAACAGGATTTGTTTCTCAATGGGCAGGATGGcataatgttttttatatgcTCATGTTTGCAAACATGTTAGCTCTACTT tttTTATCCAGATTAGTTTACAAAGATATACGATTGTATGCACAGCGACGAAGGGCTGTATAA
- the LOC122630327 gene encoding gamma-secretase subunit pen-2, translating to MDLSKLTNEKKLHLCKWYFRVGFAFLPFLWTVNAIWFIREAFIVPPYEEQKQIKKYVIFSAIGAIIWMIILVTWVIIFQTQRAAWGEFADNISYIFPLGIP from the exons ATGGATTTATCAAAACTcacaaatgaaaagaaattacatcTTTGTAAATGGTATTTTCGTG ttgGATTTGCATTTCTTCCGTTCCTTTGGACTGTTAATGCAATTTGGTTTATACGAGAGGCTTTTATTGTACCACCTTATGAGGAACAAAAacagattaaaaaat atgtAATATTTTCTGCCATTGGAGCTATCATATGGATGATTATTCTTGTTACATGggttataatatttcaaacacAAAGAGCTGCATGGGGAGAGTTTGCAGACAATATTAGTTATATCTTTCCTCTTGGTATACCTTAA
- the LOC122630323 gene encoding synaptosomal-associated protein 29 encodes MAGQHYLSDTKNPFFELEDDIDDETFLKSAPTRASGSSYNYVNNFDNELEVKRQQLMQRRKEIEERTIHSSERSISLLRDSEQIGAATAEELIRQREQLERTEKRLDDINSTLRFSQKHIQGIKSVFGSLKNYLSGKSLDTPVPSTKLPESTSFGSTSSPTLSSSLDQVQTNMANNHPSLKFRGLVDDDDDEDQKTNSSTNNITKVLEKNLDEMSGSLARLKGLAIGLSEEIESQSDLIDNITDKTERTDITLQKQNKDLTYLLKK; translated from the exons ATGGCAGGACAACATTATTTGAGTGATACAAAGAATCCATTTTTTGAATTAGAAGATGATATAGATGATGagacatttttaaaaagtgcACCAACAAGGGCATCTGGTTCATCgtataattatgttaataattttgacaATGAACTTGAAGTTAAACGTCAACAATTAATGcaacgtagaaaagaaatagaagagcgTACTATCCATTCATCAGAGcgatctatttctcttttaagaGACTCTGAACAGATTGGTGCAGCTACAGCAGAa GAATTAATTAGGCAAAGAGAACAATTAGAAAGGACAGAAAAGAGGTTGGATGATATTAACAGTACATTAAGATTTAGTCAAAAACACATTCAAGGTATAAAGAGTGTTTTTGgtagtttaaaaaattatcttagtGGAAAATCGCTTGACACCCCTGTACCATCTACTAAACTACCAGAATCTACAAGTTTTGGATCTACATCATCGCCAACTTTATCTAGTTCCTTAGATCAAGTGCAAACTAATATGGCTAATAACCATCCATCACTTAAATTTCGAGGTCTTGtagatgatgatgacgatgaagatcaaaaaacaaattcatccacaaataatataacaaaagttctagaaaaaaatttagatgAAATGAGTGGATCTCTAGCACGATTAAAAGGTTTAGCAATTGGACTTTCAGAAGAGATTGAATCACAAAGTGATTTAATTGACAATATAACAGATAAGACAGAAAGAACAGATATTACATTACAAAAACAGAATAAAGATCTTACATATTTACTAAAAAAGTAA